The window CATCGGGCGCGGCGCGGCCAGCCTGGTCGGGAACGGCCGCATCGTGATGATCGACGGCGGATCGACTACCTACGAGGTGGCGCGCAGCCTCTCGCAACTGGGCCGGGAACTGACGATCATCACCAACTCGATCGGCGTCGCCTCGGTCGCCGGCGCCAATCCGGGTTTTCGCGTCATCATGTGCCCCGGCACCTATGACAGCCGGGAAGCCAGCGTGCTCGGCGAGGACACGGTCGAGTTCGTGCGCCGCTACAATGCCGACATCGCCATCATCGGCGCTTCGGCCGTCAATACCGAAGGTCCGAGCGACATGGTTTCGGGCGCGGCGGCGGTGAAGCGTGCGATGATGGCGCGGGCGCTCTCGACGATGCTGGTCGTCACCAACGACAAATTCGGCCGCGGCAGCCTGGAGCGGGTCTGCGCCTTGAGTGAGATCTCCGACGTCGTCACCGACAGCGAGCCGGTGGCGGAGCTGCGTGCGGCAATCGACGAGGCGGGCGTCGGTCTGCATGTCTTTGCCGCTGACTAGGTGTTTAGTCCCGGCATTTGATGGATTGGATCGAGTCTGAACCGCTCAGGCTCTTTTTTCCAGACATTGCAGATGAACTCGAAGGGAGTGATGCCCTTGAGGGTCTTCAGTCGCCGGCCGAAATTGTAGGCTGCGACGAAGTCGTTGAGGTGCTGTCGCAATTGGTCGTGATCGTCGTAGTGGAAGCGCTTGACGGTCGCGTCCTTGATGGTGCGGTTCATTCGCTCGACCTGGCCGTTGGTCCAGGGATGCTTCACCTTGGTGGTACGATGCTCGGTGCCGTTGTCGCGGCAGGTGCGCCCGAAGATGTGCTCCATGGCGGTGCGGTCCTGCTCGCGGTTTTTGAACTGGACGCCGTTGTCGGTGAGGATCGTGTGGATCTGGTAGGGAACTGCCTGGATGAGGTGGCGCAGGAACTCGGCCGCGATCATTTTTGTGGCCCGCGTGTGGAGTTCGACGTAGGTGAACTTGCAGGTTCGGTCGATGGCCACGAAGAGATATAGCTTGCCCTCGGCGGTCTGCACCTCGGCGATGTCGATGTGGAAATAGCCAATCGGATAGGCCTTGAACTTCTTCTTGGGCTGCTTGTCGCCTTCAACCTCGGGCAATCTCGAAATGCCATGACGCTGCAGACAGCGATGCAATGACGAGCGCGTCAGGTTCGGGATCGTTGGCTGCAGCGCATAGAGACAATCATCCAGGGGCAACAGCGTATGCCGGCGGAAAGCGACGATGACAGCCTCTTCCTCGATCGACAGCACCGTCGACTTCGGGGCTTTGGGACCAGTCGGCAGATCAGCGACCGAAGTTCGCCCCTTCCATTTGGCAACCGTCTTCGGATCGATCCCGTAGCGCTTGGACAGCTTCCTCAGGCTCTCTTGACTATTTTGTATTGCTCGACGGATTGCCTCTGTCGTCGTGGCGCGCCCATGCAGAACCTGGCCCATAGTGCCTCCTTCCAATCGGGGGAAAATAATGAACCATTAAAGCCTGGGATGAAACACCTAGAACGTGATGGCGTTTCGTTGAATCGCCATCACAGTCTAACTCTTTGTTGGAGCATGATCTTTCTCCGAAAACCGTTCCCACTTTTCGGGATCATGCTCTAATCGTCAGCCCGCTAAGCATCTCGGTTGATTAGCGCGATGTGACAGCAGCCGGTGCCGTGGCCTGGCGTCCAGGTGACGTTGGCGAAGCGCACGCCGGTCGCCTCGAACAGGCCGCGGTCGAAGGCGCCGGCGATGCGGCAGAGCGCGGCGAGCTTTTCCTCGCCAACGCCGGCTTCGATCCAGGCATCCTTCAGGGGACAGCGCTTGACCTTGAAGGCGATATGGTCCGGCCCGCGCTCGACATCGGTCGGATACATGCGGCCGTCATCCGGGCTGGCAGCGAGGAACGCCTGCCCGATCGCCGGCGCGTCATTGGGGCCGAAACCGGCAAAGGCCGCCGCGGCGACCTCGCGGCCACGCTTCTCGATGGTGCGGATCATGACCGCTTCCGCCTTCTCAGCGCCCAGCTCAGCGGTCAGTTCGTCAAGGAAGAGGCGATAGAGATCGGCGCGGTTGCGAAAGGCGAAATCGAGCTCGCGCGACAGTTTTTCGGCTCTGGCTGCGGGGTCGGTCATGATGTGTTCCTATTCAATTTCGGCGTTGCCGCCACCAGCGCCTTGCCGATCGCCGATTGCGGCGCCTCGATGACGGCCCTGGCATCGCCGCTCTCGGCGATCCGGCCGGCTTCGAGAATGACAACGCGGTGGGCGATGGCGCGCACCACGCCGAGGTCATGCGAAATGAAAAGATAGGCGATCCGTTCCTGCCTTTGCAGGTCGAGCAGCAATTCGAGGATTTTTCCGCGCACCGAAACATCGAGCGCCGACACCGCCTCGTCGAGCACGATGAGCGAGGGTTGCGTGGCAATGGCGCGGGCGATCGCCACGCGCTGACGCTGGCCGCCGGAGATTTCGTGGATAGCGCGCTGGGCAAGGCCGGCATCGAGGCCGACGCGGTCCAGCAGTGCCGCGATGCGACGTGGGCGCTCGGAGCGCGAAGTAGTCCCGTGAATGCGCAGCGGATCGTCAAGCATGCGCGCGACCGTGGCGCGCGGGTTGAAGGCGGCGAGAGGATCCTGAAACACCATCTGGAGACGGGCGCGGCGGGCGCGCAATGCAGCCCCCGAGAGCGCGAGGAAGTCCGCGCCTTCAAACTCGATGCGGCCGGCGTCGGGCTCGATCAGGCGCAGCAGAAGCCGCGCGATCGTCGACTTGCCGCTGCCGGACGGGCCGGCCAGCGCCAATGTTTCGCCGGGCCCAATCTCGAAGGAGATGTCGTCGACGGCGGCGAAGGGTTTGCCGCCGCGGCGGTAGCGCTTGGCGAGGTTGGAGACGGTGAGCACGCTCATGCGGAGGCGCCTTGCCGGCCGAGCAATGGCTCGGCGTCGAGGCCGAGATGGGCATCGAGGAGCGCGCGAGTGTAGCCATGGCGCGGCGCGTCGATGATTTCTGTCGTCGTGCCCTGCTCGACCAGCTCGCCATGACGCAGCACGGCGATGCGCTCGGCAAGTGTGGCGGCGAGCGCGATGTCGTGGCTGACGAACAACAGCGTCATGCCGTCCTCGGCCACCAGCCGGCGGATGAGCGCGACGATCTCGGCCTGCACGACGGTGTCGAGGGAGCTCGTCGCCTCGTCGGCGATCAGTAGCCTTGGACCGGCGGCGATGGCAGCGGCGATCGCGACGCGCTGCTTCTGGCCGCCGGAGAGCTGGTGGGGGTAGGCGCGGAGGATATCGTCAGGGTTTGGCAAGCGGACGCGTTCGAGCAGGGCTTTGGCTTTAGCGAGGGATTGCTGCCAGTTAAGGTTGAGATGGGTGTGGGCGACTTCGGCGATCTGCTTGCCGACCGGCATCACCGGGTCGAGGCTGGAGGAGGGGTCCTGGAAGATGAAGCCGATGTCGCGGCCGAGGCGGAGGATCGCGCCGCCATGACGGGAAAGCTGGTGCTCTACGGCGCCCCTCTCTGTCCTGCCCGTCCTCCGCAGCAGCTGCGCTGCAGCTGCGGAGGGTGCACCGGACATCTCCCCCTCTAGGGGGGAGATTAGCTGGTGATCTCCGCCTTCGCCAATTTTCGAAGTCGCAAGAAGAGAGCCAGCGACGGAACTGCCAATCTCCCCCCTTGAGGGGGAGATGTCCGGCAGGACAGAGAGGGGGGCCTTGGCGCCAGCGGTTGCCGGCAAAGACCACTCAACGAGCCCGTCAACCTCCGACGACCGCGGCAACAACCCCGCAACCGCCAGCGCCAGCGTGCTCTTGCCCGAGCCGCTTTCGCCGATGATCGCCAGGCGCTCTCCGGCGACAACATCCAGGCTGATGCCCTTCAGCGCCGTTACCTCGACCCTGTCTCGCCGATAGCGCACCGAAAGATCGCGGATGGAAACCAGCACCGTCACGACAGGCTCCGCCTTACCGCGGTCGTCTCGACGACGCCTTCGCCGGCCAAGTAGACGCCGAGCACGGTCAGCACCAGCGCCGCGCCCGGCACGATCGACAGGAACGGCGCTGTGCGCAACACCGCGCGGCCTTCGGCGATCATGCCGCCCCAGGTGACGCGGTTGGGGTCGCCAAGCCCGAGGAAGGAAAGCGCCGCTT is drawn from Mesorhizobium sp. B1-1-8 and contains these coding sequences:
- a CDS encoding DeoR/GlpR family DNA-binding transcription regulator, translating into MNIEPGRLTKKERHELILSEVRRSASIRISKLARRIGVAGETIRRDLIELGQAGLINRTYGGATISLMTSEPVITERGLTLVEERARIGRGAASLVGNGRIVMIDGGSTTYEVARSLSQLGRELTIITNSIGVASVAGANPGFRVIMCPGTYDSREASVLGEDTVEFVRRYNADIAIIGASAVNTEGPSDMVSGAAAVKRAMMARALSTMLVVTNDKFGRGSLERVCALSEISDVVTDSEPVAELRAAIDEAGVGLHVFAAD
- a CDS encoding IS481 family transposase, which encodes MGQVLHGRATTTEAIRRAIQNSQESLRKLSKRYGIDPKTVAKWKGRTSVADLPTGPKAPKSTVLSIEEEAVIVAFRRHTLLPLDDCLYALQPTIPNLTRSSLHRCLQRHGISRLPEVEGDKQPKKKFKAYPIGYFHIDIAEVQTAEGKLYLFVAIDRTCKFTYVELHTRATKMIAAEFLRHLIQAVPYQIHTILTDNGVQFKNREQDRTAMEHIFGRTCRDNGTEHRTTKVKHPWTNGQVERMNRTIKDATVKRFHYDDHDQLRQHLNDFVAAYNFGRRLKTLKGITPFEFICNVWKKEPERFRLDPIHQMPGLNT
- a CDS encoding L-2-amino-thiazoline-4-carboxylic acid hydrolase, whose product is MTDPAARAEKLSRELDFAFRNRADLYRLFLDELTAELGAEKAEAVMIRTIEKRGREVAAAAFAGFGPNDAPAIGQAFLAASPDDGRMYPTDVERGPDHIAFKVKRCPLKDAWIEAGVGEEKLAALCRIAGAFDRGLFEATGVRFANVTWTPGHGTGCCHIALINRDA
- a CDS encoding ABC transporter ATP-binding protein, whose translation is MSVLTVSNLAKRYRRGGKPFAAVDDISFEIGPGETLALAGPSGSGKSTIARLLLRLIEPDAGRIEFEGADFLALSGAALRARRARLQMVFQDPLAAFNPRATVARMLDDPLRIHGTTSRSERPRRIAALLDRVGLDAGLAQRAIHEISGGQRQRVAIARAIATQPSLIVLDEAVSALDVSVRGKILELLLDLQRQERIAYLFISHDLGVVRAIAHRVVILEAGRIAESGDARAVIEAPQSAIGKALVAATPKLNRNTS
- a CDS encoding ABC transporter ATP-binding protein — translated: MTVLVSIRDLSVRYRRDRVEVTALKGISLDVVAGERLAIIGESGSGKSTLALAVAGLLPRSSEVDGLVEWSLPATAGAKAPLSVLPDISPSRGEIGSSVAGSLLATSKIGEGGDHQLISPLEGEMSGAPSAAAAQLLRRTGRTERGAVEHQLSRHGGAILRLGRDIGFIFQDPSSSLDPVMPVGKQIAEVAHTHLNLNWQQSLAKAKALLERVRLPNPDDILRAYPHQLSGGQKQRVAIAAAIAAGPRLLIADEATSSLDTVVQAEIVALIRRLVAEDGMTLLFVSHDIALAATLAERIAVLRHGELVEQGTTTEIIDAPRHGYTRALLDAHLGLDAEPLLGRQGASA